The following proteins are co-located in the Cyanobacteria bacterium QS_8_64_29 genome:
- a CDS encoding competence protein ComE, whose protein sequence is MEQAVTEAIASAQSRVDVAVQALRLPRVTRALIERHQAGVQVRVIVDDTYSRAWSSLTASETAQLDERSRERYQRGRAFIDRDGNGRLSSAEVASRDAIAMLHQAGVPILDDTADGSAGSGLMHHKFAVIDGETTLVTSANLTLSGVHGNWDAPQTRGNANHLLAIQSPALAARFEREFELMWGDGPGGQPDSQFGLQKPARSPATVEVGEARVSVRFSPTSPSDPWANSSNGFIRRWLAAATHSADLALFVFSAQRLANTLAERHQQGVRVRALIDRGFAFRPYSEGLDMLGVALATDCSYEASNRPWSDPIETVGVPRLPAGDKLHHKFATLDGRTVLTGSHNWSAAANASNDETVIAIESPTVTAHFQRAFERLWSQAALGVPARVGDRIQAQRQRWDRLETPASPAASGAPVNLNAPPQPSWPRYPASARCWPSGSSPPAKSVPSTRWPIWSGSQGSARQRPASWRGR, encoded by the coding sequence TTGGAGCAGGCTGTTACTGAGGCCATCGCCTCGGCGCAGTCCCGCGTGGATGTGGCCGTGCAAGCGCTCCGCTTGCCCCGCGTGACGCGCGCGCTGATCGAGCGCCACCAGGCTGGGGTGCAGGTGCGCGTCATTGTGGACGATACCTACAGCCGAGCCTGGAGCAGCCTGACGGCCAGCGAAACTGCGCAGCTCGACGAGCGATCCCGCGAGCGCTACCAGCGGGGACGTGCGTTTATCGATCGCGACGGCAACGGCCGCCTGAGCTCAGCTGAAGTTGCCAGCCGGGACGCCATTGCCATGCTGCACCAAGCGGGCGTGCCAATACTCGACGACACGGCCGACGGCTCGGCCGGTAGCGGGCTGATGCATCACAAGTTCGCCGTCATTGACGGCGAAACCACGCTGGTGACCTCGGCCAACCTTACCCTCAGTGGCGTTCACGGCAATTGGGACGCGCCTCAGACCCGGGGCAATGCCAACCATTTGCTGGCGATCCAAAGCCCAGCGCTGGCAGCGCGCTTCGAGCGCGAGTTCGAGCTGATGTGGGGCGATGGCCCCGGCGGTCAGCCTGACAGTCAGTTCGGCTTGCAGAAACCGGCACGCTCCCCGGCAACGGTCGAGGTGGGCGAGGCTCGGGTGAGCGTGCGTTTCTCGCCTACCTCCCCCAGCGACCCCTGGGCCAACAGTAGCAACGGCTTCATCCGCCGCTGGTTGGCAGCGGCGACCCATTCGGCGGATCTGGCCCTGTTTGTCTTCTCGGCCCAGCGGCTGGCCAATACCCTAGCCGAGCGGCACCAGCAGGGCGTGCGCGTGCGCGCCCTCATCGACCGGGGCTTTGCCTTTCGGCCCTACAGCGAAGGGCTGGACATGCTGGGCGTGGCGCTCGCCACTGACTGCAGCTACGAGGCTAGCAATCGCCCCTGGTCGGATCCCATCGAGACCGTCGGCGTCCCCAGGCTGCCCGCAGGCGACAAGCTCCACCACAAATTCGCCACTCTCGATGGCCGAACGGTCCTTACCGGCTCGCACAACTGGTCGGCTGCGGCGAACGCCAGCAACGACGAAACCGTCATTGCCATCGAGAGCCCAACGGTAACAGCCCACTTCCAGCGCGCGTTCGAGCGGCTCTGGTCCCAGGCTGCGCTGGGCGTGCCGGCCCGCGTGGGCGATCGCATCCAGGCCCAGCGGCAGCGCTGGGATCGCCTCGAAACTCCCGCCAGCCCGGCGGCGTCTGGAGCGCCCGTCAACCTCAATGCGCCCCCCCAGCCGAGCTGGCCGCGCTACCCGGCATCGGCCCGGTGCTGGCCGAGCGGATCATCGCCGCCCGCCAAAAGCGTCCCTTCGACTCGCTGGCCGATTTGGAGCGGGTCTCAGGGATCGGCCCGGCAACGACCCGCGAGCTGGCGGGGCAGGTGA